The following proteins come from a genomic window of Sebastes fasciatus isolate fSebFas1 chromosome 6, fSebFas1.pri, whole genome shotgun sequence:
- the mapk4 gene encoding mitogen-activated protein kinase 4 isoform X2 produces the protein MARQDTPLFLHGFDLGGHFVDLRPLGSGVTGLVLSAEDQRTGQRVAIKKLVMRDAVTVKHALREVKITRRLRHENVVRVHEVLAPYGRPLPRDPTQLSALYIVQECMETDMARLLEQGPLPTGHATLLFYQLLRGLKFIHSANVLHRDLKPANIFINTDQLLLKIGDFGLARIVDPHYSHKGYLSEGLVTKWYCSPRLLLSPNNYTKAIDMWAAGCILAEMLTGRMLFAGAHELEQMQLILDTVPVLREEDRQDLLQVMPSYVSHGWRVKKPFSELVPEVDAQAVDFLERILTFNPMDRLTAEAALSHPFLQQYSCPEDEPTSSHPFRIEDELEDSLVTEQSLSNSNSQASSIHWERYENSLSTDASWQQSGGRCRCMPPGHVTSDLGDTTEDEEVQRDPRASSTSLLEEAQVDPRKYSHSSSAERFLENSHSSLERACGSGYGELDCGRSCDYKVGSPSYLDKIAWREGKPQHYSEPKLILDLSHWKRNTNSLPVPAEPNGSSVEDLGEMKKEEEAEEEETGDLFQEISRWVERTQSRLHSPSPSPSLEPRSPSCYTSSPPLPLSPTDLPTPVFHYTQVVRQPSSEYDEDRLSPLQPVTSSSYSLPSLLPSSPTSPLPPQSPQTASSPTSPLFPSPQSQPLSSTSSISQPVNDDSLESLPVKQKERLFDLDVFISRALKLCRQNKEKADGKKGKEGGWREESINRKVPRLPEHRTPPPQTPNS, from the exons ATGGCCAGACAGGACACCCCCCTCTTCCTCCATGGCTTTGACCTGGGTGGTCACTTCGTTGACCTTCGACCTCTCGGCTCAGGTGTTACAGGCCTGGTCCTCTCAGCCGAGGACCAGCGTACCGGACAGCGCGTGGCAATCAAAAAGCTGGTGATGCGTGACGCGGTGACGGTGAAGCACGCTCTGCGGGAGGTCAAAATCACCCGCCGGCTGCGTCATGAAAATGTGGTGAGGGTTCATGAGGTTTTGGCGCCGTATGGACGACCACTGCCCAGGGACCCGACCCAGCTGAGTGCCCTGTATATCGTCCAGGAATGCATGGAGACAGATATGGCTCGGCTGCTGGAACAAGGACCACTACCCACAG GTCACGCTACTCTGCTGTTCTACCAGCTGCTGAGGGGACTGAAGTTCATCCACTCAGCTAACGTCCTGCACAGAGATCTGAAGCCTGCCAACATATTCATCAACACAGACCAACTGCTGCTCAAGATCGGAGACTTCGGGCTGGCCAGGATAGTCGACCCTCATTATTCTCATAAG GGCTATTTGTCTGAGGGTCTGGTAACGAAGTGGTATTGTTCCCCCCGTCTGCTCCTGTCCCCCAACAACTACACCAAGGCCATCGACATGTGGGCCGCTGGCTGCATACTGGCTGAGATGCTCACTGGACGCATGCTGTTTGCAG GAGCTCATGAGCTGGAGCAGATGCAGCTGATTCTCGACACAGTGCCGGTGCTGAGAGAAGAGGACAGGCAGGACCTGCTGCAG GTGATGCCTTCATACGTCAGTCATGGATGGAGAGTCAAGAAACCGTTTTCTGAATTGGTGCCTGAAGTGGATGCTCAGG cTGTGGACTTCCTTGAGCGTATCTTGACCTTTAACCCCATGGATCGGCTGACAGCTGAAGCAGCGCTGTCCCACCCCTTCCTCCAGCAGTACTCCTGTCCAGAGGATGAACCCACCTCATCACATCCCTTCCGCATCGAGGACGAACTGGAGGACAGCCTTGTCACCGAGCAGAGCctcagcaacagcaacagccaGGCCTCCAGCATCCACTGGGAGAG GTACGAGAACAGTTTATCAACAGATGCGTCCTGGCAGCAGTCAGGCGGGAGGTGTCGCTGCATGCCCCCTGGCcacgtgacctctgacctgggAGACACCACAGaggatgaggaggtgcagagagaCCCGCGGGCCAGTTCCACCTCACTGTTAGAGGAGGCGCAG GTCGACCCACGCAAGTATTCCCACAGCAGCTCAGCTGAGCGCTTCCTGGAAAACTCTCACTCCTCTCTGGAACGGGCCTGTGGTTCGGGGTACGGGGAACTGGACTGTGGCCGCTCCTGTGACTACAAAGTGGGCTCTCCTTCGTATCTGGATAAAATAGCCTGGAGGGAGGGCAAGCCTCAACACTACTCTGAGCCTAAGCTGATCCTGGATCTGTCTCATTGGAAGCGTAACACTAACAGCCTCCCTGTGCCTGCTGAGCCTAATGGTAGCAGCGTAGAGGACCTGGGAGAgatgaagaaggaggaggaagcagaagaggaggagacagggGATTTATTTCAGGAGATTTCTCGCTGGGTGGAGAGAACCCAGTCTCGTCTGCACTCACCCAGTCCCAGTCCTTCCTTGGAGCCACGTTCACCCTCCTGCTacacctcctccccccctctccctctctccccgaCTGACCTCCCAACTCCAGTCTTCCACTACACGCAAGTTGTGCGGCAACCGTCATCTGAATACGATGAAGACCGACTGAGCCCACTTCAGCCTGTCACGTCTTCCTCTTATTCCCTTCCCTCACTTCTGCCCTCATCTCCCacctctccacttcctcctcagtCCCCTCAAACAGCGTCATCCCCCACCTCGCCACTTTTTCCTTCCCCGCAATCTCAACCCCTTTCCTCTACTTCCTCCATTTCTCAGCCAGTAAACGATGACTCCTTGGAGTCACTTCCTGTAAAGCAAAAAGAGCGGCTGTTCGACCTGGACGTGTTCATATCCCGAGCACTGAAACTGTGTAGGCAGAATAAGGAGAAAGCAGACgggaagaaaggaaaagagggaggatggagggaagaAAGCATTAATCGAAAGGTGCCCAGGCTTCCTGAGCACAGGACTCCACCACCACAGACCCCCAACTCTTGA
- the mapk4 gene encoding mitogen-activated protein kinase 4 isoform X1 — protein sequence MARQDTPLFLHGFDLGGHFVDLRPLGSGVTGLVLSAEDQRTGQRVAIKKLVMRDAVTVKHALREVKITRRLRHENVVRVHEVLAPYGRPLPRDPTQLSALYIVQECMETDMARLLEQGPLPTGHATLLFYQLLRGLKFIHSANVLHRDLKPANIFINTDQLLLKIGDFGLARIVDPHYSHKGYLSEGLVTKWYCSPRLLLSPNNYTKAIDMWAAGCILAEMLTGRMLFAGAHELEQMQLILDTVPVLREEDRQDLLQVMPSYVSHGWRVKKPFSELVPEVDAQGERRELSSAVDFLERILTFNPMDRLTAEAALSHPFLQQYSCPEDEPTSSHPFRIEDELEDSLVTEQSLSNSNSQASSIHWERYENSLSTDASWQQSGGRCRCMPPGHVTSDLGDTTEDEEVQRDPRASSTSLLEEAQVDPRKYSHSSSAERFLENSHSSLERACGSGYGELDCGRSCDYKVGSPSYLDKIAWREGKPQHYSEPKLILDLSHWKRNTNSLPVPAEPNGSSVEDLGEMKKEEEAEEEETGDLFQEISRWVERTQSRLHSPSPSPSLEPRSPSCYTSSPPLPLSPTDLPTPVFHYTQVVRQPSSEYDEDRLSPLQPVTSSSYSLPSLLPSSPTSPLPPQSPQTASSPTSPLFPSPQSQPLSSTSSISQPVNDDSLESLPVKQKERLFDLDVFISRALKLCRQNKEKADGKKGKEGGWREESINRKVPRLPEHRTPPPQTPNS from the exons ATGGCCAGACAGGACACCCCCCTCTTCCTCCATGGCTTTGACCTGGGTGGTCACTTCGTTGACCTTCGACCTCTCGGCTCAGGTGTTACAGGCCTGGTCCTCTCAGCCGAGGACCAGCGTACCGGACAGCGCGTGGCAATCAAAAAGCTGGTGATGCGTGACGCGGTGACGGTGAAGCACGCTCTGCGGGAGGTCAAAATCACCCGCCGGCTGCGTCATGAAAATGTGGTGAGGGTTCATGAGGTTTTGGCGCCGTATGGACGACCACTGCCCAGGGACCCGACCCAGCTGAGTGCCCTGTATATCGTCCAGGAATGCATGGAGACAGATATGGCTCGGCTGCTGGAACAAGGACCACTACCCACAG GTCACGCTACTCTGCTGTTCTACCAGCTGCTGAGGGGACTGAAGTTCATCCACTCAGCTAACGTCCTGCACAGAGATCTGAAGCCTGCCAACATATTCATCAACACAGACCAACTGCTGCTCAAGATCGGAGACTTCGGGCTGGCCAGGATAGTCGACCCTCATTATTCTCATAAG GGCTATTTGTCTGAGGGTCTGGTAACGAAGTGGTATTGTTCCCCCCGTCTGCTCCTGTCCCCCAACAACTACACCAAGGCCATCGACATGTGGGCCGCTGGCTGCATACTGGCTGAGATGCTCACTGGACGCATGCTGTTTGCAG GAGCTCATGAGCTGGAGCAGATGCAGCTGATTCTCGACACAGTGCCGGTGCTGAGAGAAGAGGACAGGCAGGACCTGCTGCAG GTGATGCCTTCATACGTCAGTCATGGATGGAGAGTCAAGAAACCGTTTTCTGAATTGGTGCCTGAAGTGGATGCTCAGGGTGAGCGGAGGGAATTGAGTAGTg cTGTGGACTTCCTTGAGCGTATCTTGACCTTTAACCCCATGGATCGGCTGACAGCTGAAGCAGCGCTGTCCCACCCCTTCCTCCAGCAGTACTCCTGTCCAGAGGATGAACCCACCTCATCACATCCCTTCCGCATCGAGGACGAACTGGAGGACAGCCTTGTCACCGAGCAGAGCctcagcaacagcaacagccaGGCCTCCAGCATCCACTGGGAGAG GTACGAGAACAGTTTATCAACAGATGCGTCCTGGCAGCAGTCAGGCGGGAGGTGTCGCTGCATGCCCCCTGGCcacgtgacctctgacctgggAGACACCACAGaggatgaggaggtgcagagagaCCCGCGGGCCAGTTCCACCTCACTGTTAGAGGAGGCGCAG GTCGACCCACGCAAGTATTCCCACAGCAGCTCAGCTGAGCGCTTCCTGGAAAACTCTCACTCCTCTCTGGAACGGGCCTGTGGTTCGGGGTACGGGGAACTGGACTGTGGCCGCTCCTGTGACTACAAAGTGGGCTCTCCTTCGTATCTGGATAAAATAGCCTGGAGGGAGGGCAAGCCTCAACACTACTCTGAGCCTAAGCTGATCCTGGATCTGTCTCATTGGAAGCGTAACACTAACAGCCTCCCTGTGCCTGCTGAGCCTAATGGTAGCAGCGTAGAGGACCTGGGAGAgatgaagaaggaggaggaagcagaagaggaggagacagggGATTTATTTCAGGAGATTTCTCGCTGGGTGGAGAGAACCCAGTCTCGTCTGCACTCACCCAGTCCCAGTCCTTCCTTGGAGCCACGTTCACCCTCCTGCTacacctcctccccccctctccctctctccccgaCTGACCTCCCAACTCCAGTCTTCCACTACACGCAAGTTGTGCGGCAACCGTCATCTGAATACGATGAAGACCGACTGAGCCCACTTCAGCCTGTCACGTCTTCCTCTTATTCCCTTCCCTCACTTCTGCCCTCATCTCCCacctctccacttcctcctcagtCCCCTCAAACAGCGTCATCCCCCACCTCGCCACTTTTTCCTTCCCCGCAATCTCAACCCCTTTCCTCTACTTCCTCCATTTCTCAGCCAGTAAACGATGACTCCTTGGAGTCACTTCCTGTAAAGCAAAAAGAGCGGCTGTTCGACCTGGACGTGTTCATATCCCGAGCACTGAAACTGTGTAGGCAGAATAAGGAGAAAGCAGACgggaagaaaggaaaagagggaggatggagggaagaAAGCATTAATCGAAAGGTGCCCAGGCTTCCTGAGCACAGGACTCCACCACCACAGACCCCCAACTCTTGA